The DNA window TTTTTGTTTATTTTTGTTTTAGGATTAGTTGTCGGCAGTTTTATAAATGTATGCATTTACAGAATTCCTAAAGAAGAGTCTCTGATAAAACCGAGGTCCCACTGCAGGAATTGCAATGCCGCAATAAAATGGTATGACAACATCCCCCTGATAAGCTATTTATTATTGAAAGGAAAATGCCGATACTGCAAAAGCAAAATATCGTTAAATTATCCTATCGTTGAGCTTGTCACTGCTTTTTGTTTTGTTCTGGTTGCAAATAAATATTATCAGAATTTAGAAACATTTTTATATCTATATCTCACGTTTGTTCTTATAGCCGTATTTTTTATAGATTATCTTTATCAAATAATTCCGGACTTGTTTTCATATTCACTCATAATAGTAGGTTTGATATTTAGTGTATTTAATCATGATTTGGGGCTTACTTTTCACTCAAGATTATTAAATTCATTTTCCGGCGCAATAACGGGAGGAGCAGTATTATTTTTAATGGGCTATTTTGGAAAAAAGATCTTTAAACAGGATGCTATGGGGTTAGGAGATATTAAATTTTTGGCAGGGATAGGTTCAATATTCGGCTTGTTCAATGTGGTTATTATTTTGTTTTCCGCCGCAATATTGGGAAGCATTTACGGGATTATTCTTATTCTTGTTAAAAAAATAGGAAGGCGCGATTATATCCCGTTTGGTCCTTTTATTTCCGTGGCTGCTTTTATTTGTATTTTTCTTAGACAATCAAACTATTTATTCAAATAGTTTTTAAAATTGACTTTATTAAGCTAAAAAAATATAATAA is part of the Elusimicrobiota bacterium genome and encodes:
- a CDS encoding prepilin peptidase yields the protein FLFIFVLGLVVGSFINVCIYRIPKEESLIKPRSHCRNCNAAIKWYDNIPLISYLLLKGKCRYCKSKISLNYPIVELVTAFCFVLVANKYYQNLETFLYLYLTFVLIAVFFIDYLYQIIPDLFSYSLIIVGLIFSVFNHDLGLTFHSRLLNSFSGAITGGAVLFLMGYFGKKIFKQDAMGLGDIKFLAGIGSIFGLFNVVIILFSAAILGSIYGIILILVKKIGRRDYIPFGPFISVAAFICIFLRQSNYLFK